The following are from one region of the Mycolicibacterium helvum genome:
- the thiE gene encoding thiamine phosphate synthase — MHEPQIRLATARLYLCTDARRERGDLAEFADAALAGGVDLIQLRDKGSPGEHQFGPLEARGELAALEILADAAHRHGALLAVNDRADIARAAGADVLHLGQDDLPLAVARDIVGPDTVIGRSTHAIGEAARALTEDVDYFCVGPCWPTPTKPGRAAPGLGLVREVAATGPDKPWFAIGGIDEARLPEVLDAGASRIVVVRAITAADDPKAAAARLRAALDQSPGRCAPTQRSS; from the coding sequence GTGCACGAACCTCAGATCAGGCTGGCGACCGCACGGCTGTACCTCTGCACCGATGCCCGCCGTGAACGCGGTGATCTGGCCGAGTTCGCCGACGCGGCGCTGGCCGGCGGCGTCGACCTCATCCAGCTGCGCGACAAGGGCTCCCCCGGCGAGCACCAGTTCGGGCCGTTGGAGGCACGCGGCGAGCTGGCGGCGCTGGAGATTCTGGCCGACGCGGCCCACCGGCACGGCGCACTGCTGGCGGTCAACGACCGCGCCGACATCGCCCGCGCCGCCGGCGCCGACGTGCTGCATCTGGGCCAGGACGACCTGCCGTTGGCGGTGGCCCGCGACATCGTCGGCCCAGACACCGTGATCGGCCGGTCCACGCACGCGATCGGTGAGGCCGCCCGCGCGTTGACCGAGGACGTCGACTACTTCTGTGTCGGCCCGTGCTGGCCGACGCCGACGAAGCCGGGTCGGGCCGCACCCGGTCTGGGCCTGGTGCGCGAGGTGGCGGCGACGGGACCGGACAAGCCGTGGTTCGCGATCGGCGGGATCGACGAGGCGCGCCTGCCCGAGGTGCTGGACGCCGGGGCGAGCCGAATTGTGGTGGTGCGGGCGATCACCGCGGCCGACGACCCCAAGGCCGCTGCCGCCCGGTTGCGTGCCGCGCTCGACCAATCCCCTGGTCGATGCGCTCCCACCCAGCGGTCCAGCTAG
- a CDS encoding NUDIX hydrolase → MRGDGDGWVVSDTGTHYWGRHGAAGLLLRAPRPDGTPAVLLQHRAPWSHQGGTWALPGGARDSHETPEQAAVREAHEEAGLLAEHVQVRATVVTAEVLGTGGTHWSYTTVVADAPALLTTVANRESSELRWVAEAEVVELPLHPGFAASWERLRITAMLSSDDHEECQQPVPHTVEIQSGVFAWCTSAPAEVG, encoded by the coding sequence GTGCGTGGGGATGGCGACGGCTGGGTGGTATCCGATACCGGCACGCACTACTGGGGACGGCACGGTGCCGCCGGACTGTTGTTGCGAGCCCCCCGCCCCGACGGTACCCCGGCGGTGCTGCTTCAGCATCGCGCGCCGTGGAGCCATCAGGGCGGTACCTGGGCGCTGCCCGGCGGCGCCCGCGACAGCCACGAAACCCCCGAGCAGGCCGCCGTTCGCGAAGCCCACGAGGAAGCCGGGCTGCTCGCCGAGCACGTGCAGGTCCGCGCGACGGTGGTCACGGCCGAGGTCCTCGGCACCGGCGGAACCCACTGGAGTTACACCACCGTCGTCGCCGACGCTCCCGCATTGTTGACCACCGTCGCGAACCGGGAGAGTTCCGAGCTGCGCTGGGTGGCCGAGGCCGAGGTCGTGGAGTTGCCGCTGCACCCCGGCTTCGCCGCCAGTTGGGAACGGCTGCGCATCACCGCCATGCTGAGCTCGGACGATCACGAGGAATGCCAGCAACCTGTGCCGCACACCGTCGAGATCCAGTCCGGTGTCTTCGCGTGGTGCACGTCGGCGCCCGCTGAGGTCGGCTAG
- the glnX gene encoding protein kinase G-activating protein GlnX → MTVELAHPSTEPLGQRTPTLPAHPRWWFLRTTPGRILTLGLILATLGILSAFATSTTITNRQTQLTTVLNHTEPLSFAAGQLYTTLSVADAAAATAFIAGSEPRAVRQRYEQAITDAAVAVTRAASGLTDEPMIQLLGRINAQLAVYTGLIETARTNNRMGNPVGSSYLSEASALMQQQILPDAQRLYEETSTRVDTETTASTRIPAPVLIVVAATLLFGVFGHRWLADRTRRRVNVGLIAGGLAIVVMIIWVGSALIISTAGSRAAKNTAAESLKTVTNLAITAQQARADETLSLIRRGDEDVRKRSYYQRVEAMHTQLADYLARNDAIAKDDLANADQLLTTWRQADERINAYISVGNYQAATQVALGTGEDDSTPAFDKLDAALSIGIRESRNQLRNDILSARRVLSGTTVGGVVLSVGAALAVALGLWPRLSEYR, encoded by the coding sequence GTGACCGTCGAGCTGGCGCACCCGTCGACCGAGCCGTTGGGGCAACGGACGCCGACCCTGCCCGCTCACCCCCGGTGGTGGTTCCTGCGTACCACCCCCGGGCGGATCCTGACCCTTGGCCTGATCCTGGCCACTCTGGGGATCCTCAGTGCGTTTGCCACCTCCACAACGATCACCAATCGGCAGACCCAGCTGACCACCGTCCTCAACCACACCGAGCCGCTGTCCTTCGCGGCCGGGCAGCTCTACACCACGCTGTCGGTGGCCGACGCCGCCGCAGCGACCGCGTTCATCGCCGGCTCGGAGCCGCGCGCCGTGCGACAGCGCTACGAGCAGGCGATCACCGATGCGGCGGTCGCGGTCACCCGGGCGGCCAGTGGGCTCACCGACGAGCCCATGATTCAGCTGCTGGGTCGGATCAATGCGCAGCTGGCCGTCTACACCGGTCTGATCGAGACGGCGCGGACCAACAACCGGATGGGCAACCCGGTCGGTTCGTCGTACCTGTCGGAGGCCTCGGCGCTGATGCAGCAGCAGATCCTGCCCGACGCGCAGCGGCTCTACGAGGAGACCTCGACGCGGGTCGACACCGAGACCACGGCCTCCACCCGGATCCCGGCGCCGGTGCTCATCGTGGTGGCCGCGACCCTGTTGTTCGGGGTGTTCGGGCACCGGTGGCTGGCCGATCGAACCAGACGCCGGGTCAACGTCGGCCTGATCGCCGGCGGCCTGGCTATCGTGGTGATGATCATCTGGGTGGGTTCGGCGCTGATCATCTCCACTGCAGGTAGCCGGGCTGCCAAGAACACCGCGGCCGAGTCGCTCAAAACGGTGACTAACCTGGCGATCACCGCCCAACAGGCACGCGCCGACGAGACGCTGTCGCTGATCCGGCGGGGCGACGAAGACGTCCGTAAGCGGTCCTACTACCAACGCGTTGAAGCCATGCACACTCAGCTCGCCGACTACCTGGCCCGAAACGACGCCATCGCCAAGGACGACCTCGCCAACGCCGACCAACTGCTGACGACGTGGCGGCAAGCCGACGAGCGGATCAACGCCTACATCTCGGTGGGCAACTACCAGGCGGCCACCCAGGTGGCCCTCGGCACCGGCGAGGACGACTCGACGCCGGCGTTCGACAAGCTCGACGCGGCGCTGTCCATCGGTATCCGGGAGAGCCGCAACCAGCTGCGCAACGACATCCTGTCTGCCCGCCGCGTGCTGTCGGGCACGACCGTCGGCGGCGTGGTGCTTTCGGTCGGCGCGGCGTTGGCGGTGGCGCTGGGTTTGTGGCCCAGGCTGAGCGAGTACAGATGA
- a CDS encoding glutamate ABC transporter substrate-binding protein: MTRTRRLLCIVIAAAITLSGCGKTEYIGAPPVPTLAPPTPAGMQELAPEPPQPPDPTENDCDRTASLRPFPTKEEADAAVAGIRARGRLIVGLDVGSNLFSFRDPITGEITGFDVDIAGEVARDIFGTPSAVEYRILSSADRITALQNNTVDIVVKTMTVTCERRKLVNFSTTYFTAYQRILAPRESAISQASDLSGRRVCVASGTTSLDRVRQIAPPPIIVTVVSWADCLVALQQREVDAISTDDSILAGLVAQDPYLHIIGPNMAQEPYGIGINLTNTGLVRFVNGTLERIRRDGTWNTLYRKWLTVLGPAPAPPTPRYVD, encoded by the coding sequence ATGACGAGAACTCGCCGGCTCCTCTGCATCGTGATCGCCGCGGCGATCACACTGTCCGGCTGCGGCAAAACGGAGTACATCGGCGCGCCGCCGGTACCGACACTGGCGCCGCCCACCCCGGCCGGCATGCAGGAACTCGCGCCCGAACCACCGCAACCGCCGGATCCGACCGAGAACGACTGCGACCGCACCGCGAGTCTCAGGCCCTTCCCCACCAAAGAAGAGGCTGATGCGGCGGTGGCAGGCATTCGAGCCCGTGGCCGGCTGATCGTCGGGCTCGACGTCGGGAGCAACCTGTTCTCGTTCCGGGATCCCATCACCGGAGAGATCACCGGTTTCGACGTCGACATCGCCGGCGAGGTGGCGCGTGACATCTTCGGTACCCCATCTGCCGTGGAGTACCGCATCCTGTCGTCAGCCGATCGGATCACCGCCCTGCAGAACAACACCGTCGACATCGTGGTCAAGACCATGACGGTCACCTGCGAACGCCGCAAGCTGGTCAACTTCTCCACCACGTATTTCACTGCCTATCAACGCATTCTGGCCCCGCGGGAGTCGGCCATCTCGCAGGCCTCCGACCTGTCCGGGCGCCGGGTGTGTGTCGCCAGCGGCACCACGTCACTGGACCGGGTGCGCCAGATCGCCCCACCGCCGATCATCGTGACGGTGGTGAGCTGGGCGGACTGCCTGGTCGCGTTGCAGCAACGCGAGGTCGACGCGATCAGTACCGACGATTCGATCCTGGCGGGTCTGGTGGCTCAGGATCCCTACTTGCACATCATCGGACCGAACATGGCCCAGGAGCCGTACGGGATCGGCATCAACCTGACCAATACCGGCCTGGTGCGGTTCGTCAACGGCACGCTGGAACGCATTCGTCGCGATGGCACGTGGAATACGTTGTACCGCAAGTGGTTGACGGTGCTGGGGCCGGCACCGGCTCCGCCGACGCCGAGGTATGTCGACTGA
- a CDS encoding serine/threonine-protein kinase PknG, producing MDVPDQPDVDVGTQPATLDDLVVDSMSTMRPMATQAIFRPNFDDDEDTAGGLRTEPEAMHQATVARKLSPTRRLGGGLVEIPRFPEIDPLTALMVNPVVAESKRFCWNCGRPVGRSTKDGEAASEGWCPHCGSAYSFVPQLVPGDMVADQYEIKGCVAHGGLGWVYLAVDHNVNERPVVLKGLVHSGDAEAQAIAMAERQFLAEVVHPSIVKIFNFVEHPDSHGEPVGYIVMEYVGGKSLKAPKGEKLPVSEAIAYVLEILPALGYLHSIGLCYNDLKPENVMVTEEQLKLIDLGAVSRINSFGYLYGTPGYQAPEIVRTGPTVASDIYTVGRTLAALTVELRTRKGRYVDGLPDDDPVLKKYDSFARLLRRAIDPDPRRRFASAEEMSSQLLGVLREVVAEDTGVPRPGLSNVFTRTRAAFGVELLVAHTDVYLDGLAHAEKLTATEIVTALPVPLVDPTDIAATVLSATVLSQPVQTLDSLRAARHGGLDSEGVDLTESVELPLMEVRALLDLGDVAKANRKLDELSERVGWRWRLIWFKAVSEVLTGDYDSATKHFTEVLDIFPGELAPKLALAATAELAATSDELPFYRTVWHTDNNSISAAFGLARAQSVEGNREAAVNTLDEVPAASRHFTTARLTSAVTLLSGRSAHELTEEQIRDAAHRVEALPDSEPRVLQIRALVLGTAMDWMCENTASTNHILGFPFTEHGLRLGVEASLRSLARVATSQAHRYALVDMANNVRPTSTF from the coding sequence ATGGACGTCCCGGATCAGCCAGACGTCGACGTCGGAACCCAGCCGGCGACGCTCGACGACCTCGTCGTCGATTCGATGTCGACGATGCGGCCGATGGCCACCCAGGCGATCTTCCGGCCGAATTTCGACGACGACGAGGACACGGCCGGCGGCCTGCGTACCGAGCCTGAGGCCATGCACCAAGCGACGGTGGCCCGCAAGCTCTCCCCAACCCGTCGACTGGGCGGCGGACTGGTAGAGATTCCGCGCTTTCCGGAGATAGACCCGCTGACCGCGTTGATGGTCAATCCCGTTGTCGCCGAGTCGAAACGGTTCTGCTGGAACTGTGGACGCCCGGTGGGCCGCTCAACCAAGGACGGCGAGGCCGCATCGGAGGGCTGGTGCCCGCATTGCGGCAGCGCGTATTCGTTTGTCCCGCAACTGGTTCCTGGCGACATGGTCGCCGACCAGTACGAGATCAAGGGCTGTGTCGCGCACGGCGGTCTGGGCTGGGTGTACCTGGCCGTCGACCACAATGTCAACGAACGTCCGGTGGTGCTCAAGGGCCTGGTGCATTCCGGGGACGCGGAGGCGCAGGCCATAGCGATGGCCGAGCGGCAGTTCCTCGCCGAGGTGGTTCATCCGTCGATCGTGAAGATCTTCAACTTCGTCGAGCATCCCGACTCCCACGGTGAGCCGGTCGGCTACATCGTGATGGAGTACGTCGGCGGCAAGTCGCTCAAGGCACCGAAAGGCGAGAAGCTTCCGGTGTCGGAGGCGATTGCCTATGTGCTGGAGATCCTTCCCGCGCTGGGCTATCTGCATTCGATCGGCTTGTGCTACAACGACCTCAAGCCCGAGAACGTGATGGTGACCGAGGAACAGCTGAAGCTGATCGACCTCGGTGCGGTGTCGCGGATCAATTCGTTCGGCTATCTCTATGGCACGCCGGGCTATCAGGCACCGGAGATTGTGCGCACCGGCCCGACCGTCGCCAGTGACATCTACACGGTGGGGCGCACCCTGGCCGCGTTGACGGTGGAGCTGCGAACCCGTAAGGGCCGCTATGTCGATGGCCTGCCCGACGACGATCCGGTGCTCAAGAAGTACGACTCGTTCGCGCGGCTGCTGCGCCGGGCCATCGACCCCGACCCACGCCGCCGGTTCGCCAGCGCCGAGGAGATGTCCTCGCAGCTGCTGGGTGTGCTGCGCGAGGTGGTCGCTGAGGATACCGGTGTGCCCCGCCCCGGTTTGTCGAACGTGTTCACCCGTACTCGCGCAGCGTTCGGAGTGGAACTGTTGGTGGCGCACACCGACGTGTACCTGGACGGGCTGGCCCACGCCGAGAAGCTCACCGCTACCGAAATCGTTACTGCGCTGCCGGTTCCACTGGTGGATCCCACCGATATCGCGGCGACGGTCCTCTCGGCGACAGTGCTGTCGCAACCCGTGCAGACGCTGGACTCGCTGCGCGCGGCCCGGCACGGCGGCCTGGACTCCGAGGGCGTCGATCTAACGGAATCCGTCGAGCTGCCGCTGATGGAGGTGCGCGCACTGCTCGACCTCGGCGACGTCGCCAAGGCCAATCGCAAGCTCGACGAGCTGTCCGAGCGGGTGGGCTGGCGCTGGCGACTGATCTGGTTCAAGGCGGTCTCCGAGGTGCTGACCGGCGACTACGATTCGGCCACAAAACATTTCACCGAGGTGCTGGACATCTTCCCGGGCGAGCTGGCGCCCAAACTGGCGTTGGCGGCCACCGCCGAGCTGGCCGCAACGTCCGACGAACTGCCGTTCTATCGAACGGTGTGGCACACCGACAACAACTCGATTTCAGCCGCGTTCGGCCTGGCCCGTGCACAGTCGGTGGAGGGCAACCGCGAAGCCGCGGTCAATACGCTCGACGAAGTTCCGGCCGCGTCACGGCATTTCACCACCGCGCGGTTGACCAGCGCGGTGACGCTATTGTCCGGGCGGTCGGCGCACGAGCTGACCGAGGAGCAGATCCGCGACGCCGCGCACCGGGTGGAGGCGCTGCCCGATTCCGAGCCGCGGGTGCTGCAGATCCGCGCACTCGTGCTGGGCACGGCGATGGACTGGATGTGCGAGAACACCGCGAGCACCAATCACATTCTCGGCTTCCCGTTCACCGAACACGGCCTGCGCCTGGGCGTCGAGGCATCGCTGCGCAGCCTGGCCCGAGTGGCCACCAGCCAGGCACACCGATATGCGTTGGTCGATATGGCCAACAATGTTCGGCCCACCAGCACGTTCTAG
- a CDS encoding cytochrome c oxidase assembly protein, with the protein MVLGSWTLDGSALVVIALASAIYLVCYQRIKGTAAVGRGQAGCYMSGIAVWALATFSAVGVYAPVLFWVRALQVLLLLLVVPFLLALGRPLAVLCAAAPPIKRSVESALSSRVLRVVCSPLATSAAMLVTPWLLYLTPWYVTSMNGPAAAATRLLLVVVGFGYFYARLQTDPVPRRFSPLVSIGISVVESLADGVLGVVLWLGPLIAVDYYASLQRNWGPSPRIDQSIGAGILWIAGDALSIPFVLVLMRQLGSHERRRAAQVDAELEDDMGEEGPVPTLWWENDPQLRDRFRP; encoded by the coding sequence GTGGTCCTCGGGTCGTGGACGCTGGACGGCAGCGCGCTGGTCGTGATCGCACTCGCGAGTGCGATCTATCTCGTCTGCTATCAACGCATCAAGGGCACTGCCGCTGTCGGGCGTGGGCAGGCCGGCTGCTACATGTCGGGCATCGCGGTGTGGGCGCTGGCCACGTTCAGCGCCGTGGGTGTATATGCACCTGTGCTGTTCTGGGTGCGCGCGCTGCAGGTACTGCTGTTGTTGCTCGTCGTGCCCTTCCTGCTGGCGCTGGGTCGCCCGCTGGCGGTGCTGTGCGCGGCCGCACCGCCGATCAAGCGCTCGGTGGAGTCTGCGCTGAGCTCGAGAGTCCTTCGCGTGGTCTGCTCACCGCTCGCGACATCAGCCGCGATGCTGGTCACGCCGTGGCTGCTGTACCTGACGCCCTGGTACGTCACCTCGATGAATGGGCCGGCCGCGGCGGCGACCCGGCTGCTGCTTGTTGTCGTCGGCTTCGGGTACTTCTATGCCCGGCTGCAGACGGACCCGGTGCCGCGACGGTTCTCGCCGCTGGTATCGATCGGGATCAGCGTCGTGGAGTCGTTGGCGGACGGGGTGCTGGGCGTAGTGCTGTGGCTGGGCCCGCTCATCGCCGTCGACTATTACGCATCGCTGCAGCGCAATTGGGGACCAAGCCCACGAATCGACCAATCCATCGGAGCGGGCATCTTGTGGATCGCCGGCGACGCGCTGAGCATCCCGTTCGTCTTGGTCCTGATGCGCCAGCTCGGCTCCCACGAGCGCCGGCGAGCCGCGCAGGTGGACGCCGAATTGGAAGACGACATGGGGGAGGAAGGCCCGGTGCCGACGCTCTGGTGGGAGAACGATCCCCAGCTGCGCGACCGATTCCGCCCCTAG
- a CDS encoding SRPBCC family protein, with protein sequence MSDTVTVVVQRVMPATPEVVFDEWLDPEALREWMCPHPVRVVEVAVETRVGGTVRFDVENSGARVLISGQFLAIERPRLLRFTWSNSDWEDPTQASVVNVTFEPVGSEETLMSIEHSLLPPAEFESFHTGWIATFDQLAGKLAH encoded by the coding sequence ATGAGCGATACCGTGACCGTCGTCGTCCAGCGCGTCATGCCCGCAACGCCGGAGGTGGTGTTCGACGAGTGGCTCGACCCAGAGGCGTTGCGGGAGTGGATGTGTCCGCACCCAGTACGTGTCGTCGAGGTCGCTGTCGAGACTCGGGTCGGCGGCACGGTGCGCTTCGACGTCGAGAATTCAGGTGCCCGGGTGCTCATCAGCGGGCAGTTTCTGGCCATCGAACGCCCGCGTCTGCTGCGGTTCACGTGGAGCAACTCCGACTGGGAAGACCCGACTCAAGCCAGCGTCGTCAATGTGACGTTCGAACCGGTCGGCAGCGAGGAAACACTGATGTCGATCGAGCATTCCCTGCTGCCGCCAGCCGAATTCGAGTCTTTTCACACCGGTTGGATCGCCACGTTCGACCAACTCGCAGGCAAACTGGCTCACTGA
- a CDS encoding ArsR/SmtB family transcription factor: MVEDQVLDRAYAALADPTRRHLIEVLRDGDARITDLAAPLPMTFAGVSRHIGVLESAGLIARDVRGREHWVSLRPEGLTAAQHWIDEQTRFWSVRADALAARLSRKKGRAR; encoded by the coding sequence ATGGTTGAAGATCAGGTTTTGGATCGTGCGTATGCCGCACTGGCGGACCCGACCCGGCGCCACCTGATCGAGGTGCTGCGCGACGGCGACGCCCGGATCACCGATCTGGCCGCCCCGCTGCCGATGACCTTTGCCGGCGTGTCACGCCATATCGGCGTGCTGGAATCGGCCGGACTCATTGCGCGTGACGTCCGTGGGCGCGAACACTGGGTATCCCTTCGGCCGGAGGGCCTTACGGCCGCCCAACATTGGATCGACGAGCAGACGCGCTTCTGGTCGGTGCGCGCCGATGCCCTTGCGGCGCGTCTAAGTCGCAAGAAAGGGCGGGCTCGATGA
- a CDS encoding DUF899 domain-containing protein: protein MDKPHIVSASQWDAARQQLLVKEKELTRARDALAALRRRMPWTPVDKAYEFAGPDGTVSLLDLFGGRRQLIVYRAFLDPGVHGWPDHGCVGCSLMADHIGNLAHLNARDTTLVYASRGAQADIQRIKARMGWDIPWYTMMPRPESSFDVDFGVDQWHGTNAFIRDGDQIYRTYFIDSRGDEMFVNTWHFLDMTALGRQEIWEDSPPGYPQSKPYEWWSWHDNYPEYTPSRWFGDPDPGAAHDPRPPA, encoded by the coding sequence ATGGACAAGCCTCACATTGTGTCGGCATCGCAGTGGGACGCCGCACGCCAGCAGTTGCTCGTCAAAGAGAAGGAGTTGACCCGAGCCCGCGACGCACTGGCCGCGCTGCGGCGGCGAATGCCCTGGACGCCGGTCGACAAGGCCTATGAGTTCGCCGGCCCGGACGGCACGGTGAGTCTGCTCGACCTGTTCGGCGGCCGTCGCCAGTTGATCGTGTACCGCGCTTTCCTGGACCCCGGGGTACACGGCTGGCCCGACCATGGTTGCGTCGGTTGTTCGTTGATGGCCGATCACATCGGCAACCTCGCGCATCTGAACGCCCGCGACACCACGCTGGTCTACGCCTCGCGGGGAGCACAGGCCGACATCCAGCGAATCAAGGCCAGGATGGGCTGGGACATCCCGTGGTACACGATGATGCCCCGTCCGGAGAGTTCCTTCGACGTCGACTTCGGCGTCGACCAATGGCACGGCACCAACGCCTTCATCCGCGACGGCGACCAGATCTACCGCACCTATTTCATCGACAGCCGCGGTGACGAGATGTTCGTCAACACCTGGCATTTCCTCGACATGACCGCATTGGGACGCCAGGAGATCTGGGAGGACTCACCACCCGGCTACCCCCAAAGCAAGCCTTACGAATGGTGGAGCTGGCACGACAACTACCCCGAGTACACACCGTCGCGCTGGTTCGGCGATCCCGACCCCGGCGCCGCCCACGATCCGCGGCCGCCGGCTTAG
- a CDS encoding lipase family protein, which yields MRRAKAALSVVLLAVLAGAGCSSPPAAPPPPPAPIIASHNFGDVLSAENLSAFDPLLAPIATAQRFIYASRSGINDSTAHVGGLLFVPKGQVPEGGWPLVAFGHTVTGTLPGCGPSLSPSQVNSAPAVQQLLQAGYGVVMSDYQGLATIDKARDGDQGTFHPFLDSTTAGYNLIDSVRAARTLTAASDRWLAFGIGQGGQAAWAANELNENQGQGMTLLGTVAVSPVADINGLADGAEAGTLHPVQRLDLLAYLASLKSTYGTDFNLDDFRSAAAQQKWDALLACQGTTPEQRAALANQIGPDDLRPHSPAATAILRGYLQKTSLPQGPTDAPMLVMYSGNDPLIPPAWTEKALDRACKMGDVIQIRRLADDAPDQLDMTEALDWMSQRVNGAPAPNDCAVHTP from the coding sequence ATGAGACGAGCGAAGGCGGCCTTGTCGGTAGTCCTGCTCGCAGTGCTCGCCGGGGCTGGCTGCAGCAGTCCCCCTGCAGCACCACCGCCGCCGCCCGCGCCGATCATCGCCTCACACAACTTCGGCGATGTGCTCTCCGCGGAGAACCTGTCGGCTTTCGATCCGTTGCTTGCGCCGATTGCGACAGCCCAGCGCTTCATCTACGCCTCACGATCGGGCATCAATGACAGCACCGCCCACGTGGGTGGTCTGCTGTTTGTGCCGAAAGGTCAAGTCCCCGAGGGCGGCTGGCCGCTGGTCGCGTTCGGCCACACGGTGACCGGCACCCTGCCCGGATGTGGCCCCTCGTTGTCACCGTCGCAGGTGAACTCGGCACCGGCAGTTCAGCAGCTGCTGCAGGCCGGTTACGGCGTGGTCATGTCCGACTACCAGGGGCTGGCGACCATCGACAAGGCCCGCGACGGAGACCAAGGCACATTCCACCCCTTCCTGGATTCCACGACGGCCGGTTACAACCTGATCGATTCGGTGCGCGCGGCACGCACCCTGACCGCGGCATCCGACCGTTGGCTCGCCTTCGGAATTGGCCAAGGCGGGCAGGCGGCATGGGCGGCCAACGAACTCAACGAGAATCAGGGCCAAGGAATGACGTTGCTCGGCACTGTCGCTGTTTCTCCTGTCGCCGATATCAACGGCCTTGCCGACGGCGCCGAAGCAGGCACTCTGCACCCTGTGCAAAGACTCGATCTGCTGGCCTACCTCGCCTCGTTGAAAAGCACATACGGCACCGATTTCAATCTCGATGACTTCCGTAGCGCAGCGGCTCAGCAGAAATGGGATGCCCTGTTGGCGTGCCAGGGTACGACGCCCGAGCAACGCGCCGCGCTGGCGAATCAGATCGGGCCCGACGATCTGCGTCCGCACAGCCCAGCGGCCACGGCAATACTTCGCGGTTATCTCCAAAAGACCAGCCTCCCACAGGGACCCACCGATGCTCCGATGCTGGTGATGTACAGCGGAAACGATCCGCTCATTCCACCGGCCTGGACCGAGAAGGCACTGGACCGCGCGTGCAAGATGGGTGACGTCATCCAGATCCGCCGATTGGCCGACGACGCCCCCGATCAACTCGATATGACCGAAGCCCTGGATTGGATGAGCCAACGCGTCAATGGCGCGCCCGCCCCCAATGATTGCGCGGTTCACACACCATGA